Proteins found in one Populus alba chromosome 14, ASM523922v2, whole genome shotgun sequence genomic segment:
- the LOC118060822 gene encoding heat shock protein 90-6, mitochondrial isoform X2, giving the protein MHRLSRRSVSTILRSTGSASRYWSAATAVPLSDSVVDGEAKFRWYSVSTTGREIPNKTKQLNLKHTYFLGTRYESTAAESDSSSSPPSVGEKYEYQAEVSRLMDLIVNSLYSNKEVFLRELISNASDALDKLRFLSVTDSELLKDAAELDIRIQTDKDNGIITITDSGIGMTRQELIDCLGTIAQSGTAKFLQALKDSKDAGADNNLIGQFGVGFYSAFLVADRVVVSTKSPRSDKQYVWEGEANASSYTIREDTDPENHIPRGTRLTLYLKRDDKGFAHPERIQKLLKNYSQFVSFPIYTWQEKGYTKEVEVDEDPAEAKKDEQDDTTEKKKTKTVVEKYWDWELSNETQPIWLRNPKEVSTEDYNEFYKKTFNEYLEPLASSHFTTEGEVEFRSILYVPAIASTGKDDIVNPKTKNIRLYVKRVFISDDFDGELFPRYLSFVKGVVDSNDLPLNVSREILQESRIVRIMRKRLVRKAFDMILGISMSENREDYEKFWDNFGKHLKLGCIEDRENHKRIAPLLRFFSSQSEEEMISLDEYVENMKPEQKDIYYIASDSITSARSTPFLERLLEKDLEVLFLVDPIDEIAIQNLKSYKEKNFVDITKEDLDLGDKNEEKEKIMKQEFGQTCDWIKKRLGDKVASVQISNRLSSSPCVLVSGKFGWSANMERLMKSQTVGDMSSLEFMRGRRVFEINPEHEIIKNLTAACRSNQDDEDALRAVDLLYDAALVSSGYTPEDPAQLGGKIYEMMGMALSGKWSPPPEVQHPVSSQPGIPEILEAEVVEPVQADEQK; this is encoded by the exons ATGCACAGACTATCGAGGCGTTCCGTCTCCACTATCCTCCGCTCCACTGGCTCTGCCTCTCGTTACTGGAGCGCCGCCACCGCTGTCCCATTGTCCGATTCT GTTGTCGACGGTGAGGCCAAATTCAGATGGTACTCGGTTTCAACCACTGGGAGAGAGAtaccaaataaaaccaagcaGCTGAACTTGAAGCATACCTATTTTTTGGGTACCCGTTACGAGTCTACTGCTGCAGAATCTGATTCGTCATCATCCCCTCCATCTGTGGGTGAAAAATATGAGTATCAAGCTGAG GTTAGTCGCCTTATGGACCTCATTGTTAATAGTCTATACAGCAACAAAGAGGTGTTTCTTCGGGAGCTTATCAG TAATGCGAGTGATGCCTTGGACAAGCTGCGATTTCTTAGTGTCACTGACTCTGAGCTTTTGAAGGATGCTGCTGAGCTTGACATTCGTATTCAAACCGATAAAGATAATGGGATTATAACTATCAC TGATAGTGGCATTGGTATGACTCGTCAAGAACTTATTGATTGTCTTGGAACTATCGCACAAAGTGGAACTGCAAAGTTTTTGCAGGCATTGAAG GATAGCAAGGATGCTGGTGCTGACAACAATTTAATTGGGCAATTTGGTGTGGGCTTTTATTCAGCTTTTCTCGTGGCAGATCGG GTTGTTGTTTCAACAAAAAGCCCACGATCTGATAAACAATATGTATGGGAAGGAGAGGCCAATGCAAGCTCATATACTATAAGAGAGGACACAGACCCAGAAAATCACATTCCTAGAGGAACTCGCCTTACACTGTATCTTAAG CGTGATGACAAAGGCTTTGCACATCCAGAACGGATCCAGAAGCTTCTGAAAAACTACTCACAGTTTGTTTCATTCCCAATATACACCTGGCAGGAGAAAGGATACACTAAAGAG GTTGAGGTTGATGAGGATCCAGCTGAGGCCAAAAAGGATGAACAAGACGATACCACTGAG aagaagaaaacaaaaactgtTGTTGAGAAATACTGGGACTGGGAACTTTCTAATGAGACCCAACCAATATGG CTTCGCAACCCTAAAGAAGTTTCTACAGAAGATTACAATGAGTTTTACAAGAAAACCTTTAATGAATACTTGGAGCCTTTAGCGTCTTCTCATTTCACAACTGAG GGTGAGGTGGAGTTCAGGTCCATACTTTATGTGCCAGCCATTGCTTCCACAGGAAAGGATGACATAGTcaatcccaaaacaaaaaatatcaggCTCTATGTAAAAAGGGTCTTCATTTCAGATGATTTTGATGGAGAACTG TTCCCACGATATCTAAGCTTCGTGAAAGGTGTTGTGGACTCCAATGACCTCCCCCTCAATGTTTCTCGCGAGATTCTTCAAGAAAGTCGCATT GTGCGGATTATGAGGAAGCGCTTGGTTCGAAAGGCATTTGACATGATTTTGGGCATTTCCATGAGTGAGAATAGAGAA GATTATGAGAAGTTCTGGGATAACTTTGGCAAACACTTAAAATTGGGTTGCATTGAGGATCGTGAAAACCACAAGCGTATTGCACCACTGCTCCGATTTTTTTCTTCCCAGAGCGAGGAGGAGATGATTAGCTTGGATGAGTATGTGGAAAACATGAAACCTGAGCAGAAGGATATCTATTACATAGCTTCTGACAGTATAACCAGCGCTAGGAGCACACCTTTCTTAGAGAGACTTCTTGAGAAGGATCTTGAA GTGCTGTTCTTGGTTGATCCCATTGATGAAATTGCTATCCAGAACCTGAAATCATACAAGGAGAAAAATTTTGTTGACATCACCAAGGAAGACTTGGATTTAG GTGACAAGAACGAGGAGAAAGAGAAGATCATGAAGCAGGAGTTTGGCCAAACTTGTGATTGGATTAAGAAGCGCTTGGGTGACAAAGTTGCCAGTGTACAAATATCAAATCGCTTGAGCTCATCACCCTGTGTCCTTGTGTCTGGGAAATTTGGTTGGTCCGCGAACATGGAGAG GCTAATGAAGTCACAAACGGTTGGTGATATGTCCAGCCTGGAGTTCATGAGAGGCAGAAGGGTGTTTGAGATCAATCCTGAACATGAAATAATTAAGAACTTAACT GCTGCATGCAGGAGTAACCAAGATGATGAAGATGCCCTAAGAGCTGTAGATCTCCTTTACGATGCAGCTTTGGTTTCCAGTGGATATACT CCTGAGGATCCAGCACAGCTGGGTGGGAAGATTTATGAGATGATGGGTATGGCGCTATCAGGGAAATGGTCACCTCCTCCTGAGGTTCAGCATCCTGTATCCTCCCAACCAGGTATCCCAGAAATATTAGAAGCAGAGGTGGTTGAGCCGGTTCAAGCTGATGAGCAGAAGTGA
- the LOC118060822 gene encoding heat shock protein 90-6, mitochondrial isoform X1, whose protein sequence is MHRLSRRSVSTILRSTGSASRYWSAATAVPLSDSVVDGEAKFRWYSVSTTGREIPNKTKQLNLKHTYFLGTRYESTAAESDSSSSPPSVGEKYEYQAEVSRLMDLIVNSLYSNKEVFLRELISNASDALDKLRFLSVTDSELLKDAAELDIRIQTDKDNGIITITDSGIGMTRQELIDCLGTIAQSGTAKFLQALKDSKDAGADNNLIGQFGVGFYSAFLVADRVVVSTKSPRSDKQYVWEGEANASSYTIREDTDPENHIPRGTRLTLYLKRDDKGFAHPERIQKLLKNYSQFVSFPIYTWQEKGYTKEVEVDEDPAEAKKDEQDDTTEKKKKTKTVVEKYWDWELSNETQPIWLRNPKEVSTEDYNEFYKKTFNEYLEPLASSHFTTEGEVEFRSILYVPAIASTGKDDIVNPKTKNIRLYVKRVFISDDFDGELFPRYLSFVKGVVDSNDLPLNVSREILQESRIVRIMRKRLVRKAFDMILGISMSENREDYEKFWDNFGKHLKLGCIEDRENHKRIAPLLRFFSSQSEEEMISLDEYVENMKPEQKDIYYIASDSITSARSTPFLERLLEKDLEVLFLVDPIDEIAIQNLKSYKEKNFVDITKEDLDLGDKNEEKEKIMKQEFGQTCDWIKKRLGDKVASVQISNRLSSSPCVLVSGKFGWSANMERLMKSQTVGDMSSLEFMRGRRVFEINPEHEIIKNLTAACRSNQDDEDALRAVDLLYDAALVSSGYTPEDPAQLGGKIYEMMGMALSGKWSPPPEVQHPVSSQPGIPEILEAEVVEPVQADEQK, encoded by the exons ATGCACAGACTATCGAGGCGTTCCGTCTCCACTATCCTCCGCTCCACTGGCTCTGCCTCTCGTTACTGGAGCGCCGCCACCGCTGTCCCATTGTCCGATTCT GTTGTCGACGGTGAGGCCAAATTCAGATGGTACTCGGTTTCAACCACTGGGAGAGAGAtaccaaataaaaccaagcaGCTGAACTTGAAGCATACCTATTTTTTGGGTACCCGTTACGAGTCTACTGCTGCAGAATCTGATTCGTCATCATCCCCTCCATCTGTGGGTGAAAAATATGAGTATCAAGCTGAG GTTAGTCGCCTTATGGACCTCATTGTTAATAGTCTATACAGCAACAAAGAGGTGTTTCTTCGGGAGCTTATCAG TAATGCGAGTGATGCCTTGGACAAGCTGCGATTTCTTAGTGTCACTGACTCTGAGCTTTTGAAGGATGCTGCTGAGCTTGACATTCGTATTCAAACCGATAAAGATAATGGGATTATAACTATCAC TGATAGTGGCATTGGTATGACTCGTCAAGAACTTATTGATTGTCTTGGAACTATCGCACAAAGTGGAACTGCAAAGTTTTTGCAGGCATTGAAG GATAGCAAGGATGCTGGTGCTGACAACAATTTAATTGGGCAATTTGGTGTGGGCTTTTATTCAGCTTTTCTCGTGGCAGATCGG GTTGTTGTTTCAACAAAAAGCCCACGATCTGATAAACAATATGTATGGGAAGGAGAGGCCAATGCAAGCTCATATACTATAAGAGAGGACACAGACCCAGAAAATCACATTCCTAGAGGAACTCGCCTTACACTGTATCTTAAG CGTGATGACAAAGGCTTTGCACATCCAGAACGGATCCAGAAGCTTCTGAAAAACTACTCACAGTTTGTTTCATTCCCAATATACACCTGGCAGGAGAAAGGATACACTAAAGAG GTTGAGGTTGATGAGGATCCAGCTGAGGCCAAAAAGGATGAACAAGACGATACCACTGAG aagaagaagaaaacaaaaactgtTGTTGAGAAATACTGGGACTGGGAACTTTCTAATGAGACCCAACCAATATGG CTTCGCAACCCTAAAGAAGTTTCTACAGAAGATTACAATGAGTTTTACAAGAAAACCTTTAATGAATACTTGGAGCCTTTAGCGTCTTCTCATTTCACAACTGAG GGTGAGGTGGAGTTCAGGTCCATACTTTATGTGCCAGCCATTGCTTCCACAGGAAAGGATGACATAGTcaatcccaaaacaaaaaatatcaggCTCTATGTAAAAAGGGTCTTCATTTCAGATGATTTTGATGGAGAACTG TTCCCACGATATCTAAGCTTCGTGAAAGGTGTTGTGGACTCCAATGACCTCCCCCTCAATGTTTCTCGCGAGATTCTTCAAGAAAGTCGCATT GTGCGGATTATGAGGAAGCGCTTGGTTCGAAAGGCATTTGACATGATTTTGGGCATTTCCATGAGTGAGAATAGAGAA GATTATGAGAAGTTCTGGGATAACTTTGGCAAACACTTAAAATTGGGTTGCATTGAGGATCGTGAAAACCACAAGCGTATTGCACCACTGCTCCGATTTTTTTCTTCCCAGAGCGAGGAGGAGATGATTAGCTTGGATGAGTATGTGGAAAACATGAAACCTGAGCAGAAGGATATCTATTACATAGCTTCTGACAGTATAACCAGCGCTAGGAGCACACCTTTCTTAGAGAGACTTCTTGAGAAGGATCTTGAA GTGCTGTTCTTGGTTGATCCCATTGATGAAATTGCTATCCAGAACCTGAAATCATACAAGGAGAAAAATTTTGTTGACATCACCAAGGAAGACTTGGATTTAG GTGACAAGAACGAGGAGAAAGAGAAGATCATGAAGCAGGAGTTTGGCCAAACTTGTGATTGGATTAAGAAGCGCTTGGGTGACAAAGTTGCCAGTGTACAAATATCAAATCGCTTGAGCTCATCACCCTGTGTCCTTGTGTCTGGGAAATTTGGTTGGTCCGCGAACATGGAGAG GCTAATGAAGTCACAAACGGTTGGTGATATGTCCAGCCTGGAGTTCATGAGAGGCAGAAGGGTGTTTGAGATCAATCCTGAACATGAAATAATTAAGAACTTAACT GCTGCATGCAGGAGTAACCAAGATGATGAAGATGCCCTAAGAGCTGTAGATCTCCTTTACGATGCAGCTTTGGTTTCCAGTGGATATACT CCTGAGGATCCAGCACAGCTGGGTGGGAAGATTTATGAGATGATGGGTATGGCGCTATCAGGGAAATGGTCACCTCCTCCTGAGGTTCAGCATCCTGTATCCTCCCAACCAGGTATCCCAGAAATATTAGAAGCAGAGGTGGTTGAGCCGGTTCAAGCTGATGAGCAGAAGTGA
- the LOC118041272 gene encoding OBERON-like protein: MGTSSGSNIHHHPSSKMLPPRQQPRAAGLQTSLSLVSSDPRLSPDAHELRSNSDNIRESPTESASSRETWPAADAMMTKKMENGKAENDCPEQSVIRRVSVADKITLRDIARERVDVISEKMHHLPDDFLDELKNGLRVILEGSGGSQHREEFLILQKLVQSRADLTAKTLIRAHRVQLEILVSINTGIQAFLHPSISLSQTSLIEVFVFKRCRNIACQNQLPADDCTCEICANRSGFCNLCMCVICNKFDFEVNTCRWIGCDLCSHWTHTDCAIRDGQICMGPSVKSGAGPTEMLFRCRACNRTSELLGWVKDVFQHCAPAWEREALARELDFVSRIFRGSEDTRGRKLFWKCEELIEKMKGGLAESTACRVILMFFQELEVDSPNSLENGEGGRLIAPQEACNRIAEVVQEAIRKMEMVADEKMRMFKKARMALEACDRELEEKAKEVAELKLDRQNKKLQVEELERIVRLKQAEADMFQLKANEAKREAERLQRIGLAKTDKSEEEYASSYLKLRLSEAEAEKQYLFEKIKLQESSRASQSSGGADPSQVLAYSKIHEILHGYNVPPKTEAQPNDRHHFRTNP, translated from the exons ATGGGCACATCATCTGGTTCTAACATTCATCACCACCCTTCATCAAAAATGCTTCCTCCACGACAGCAACCGCGAGCAGCTGGACTACAAACATCACTGTCCTTGGTGTCTTCTGATCCTCGCCTGTCTCCTGATGCACACGAACTGAGATCTAACTCTGATAATATTCGTGAATCACCTACTGAAAGTGCTAGTTCACGAGAAACTTGGCCCGCTGCTGATGCCATGATGACAAAGAAGATGGAGAATGGCAAGGCGGAGAATGATTGCCCTGAACAGTCTGTCATTCGTCGTGTCTCAGTTGCAGATAAGATAACTCTTCGTGACATAGCTAGGGAACGAGTTGATGTGATTTCTGAAAAGATGCATCATCTACCTGATGATTTTCTTGATGAGCTAAAGAATGGTCTCCGGGTTATCCTTGAAGGGAGTGGTGGTTCACAGCACAGAGAGGAATTTTTGATTTTGCAGAAGCTTGTTCAGAGTAGAGCTGATTTGACAGCAAAGACATTGATTAGAGCACACCGAGTACAACTTGAAATACTCGTTTCAATAAACACTGGAATTCAGGCTTTTTTGCATCCAAGTATAAGTCTTTCCCAAACTTCCCTGATTGAGGTCTTTGTGTTCAAGAGATGCAGAAATATAGCATGCCAAAACCAGCTTCCAGCTGATGACTGTACCTGCGAAATATGTGCCAACAGGAGCGGTTTCTGCAATCTCTGCATGTGTGTGATCTGTAACAAGTTTGATTTTGAAGTGAACACGTGCCGTTGGATTGGTTGCGATTTGTGTTCTCATTGGACTCACACGGATTGTGCCATTCGTGATGGGCAAATTTGTATGGGTCCATCTGTTAAGAGTGGAGCTGGCCCAACTGAGATGCTTTTCCGTTGCCGAGCCTGCAATCGAACATCTGAGCTCTTGGGTTGGGTGAAAGATGTTTTCCAACACTGTGCACCAGCATGGGAACGAGAGGCCCTTGCGAGGGAACTTGATTTTGTTAGTAGAATCTTCCGAGGAAGTGAAGACACTAGAGGGAGGAAACTCTTTTGGAAGTGCGAGGAACTTATTGAGAAAATGAAGGGTGGACTTGCGGAATCAACAGCTTGCAGAGTGATATTGATGTTCTTCCAAG AGCTCGAGGTGGACTCTCCAAATAGCCTTGAAAATGGGGAGGGTGGGAGGCTGATAGCCCCGCAGGAGGCATGCAACCGAATTGCTGAAGTGGTGCAAGAGGCCATAAGGAAGATGGAGATGGTGGCTGATGAGAAGATGAGAATGTTTAAGAAAGCACGCATGGCTCTCGAGGCATGTGACCGTGAGCTGGAGGAGAAGGCCAAGGAAGTGGCAGAACTAAAGCTAGACAGGCAAAACAAGAAGCTCCAGGTTGAAGAGCTTGAGAGAATTGTGAGGCTTAAGCAGGCAGAGGCCGACATGTTCCAGCTCAAGGCCAACGAGGCAAAGCGAGAGGCTGAGAGGCTGCAGAGAATTGGCCTTGCTAAGACAGACAAATCAGAGGAAGAATATGCTAGCAGTTACCTCAAGCTTCGTTTAAGTGAAGCTGAGGCAGAGAAGCAGTATCTGTTTGAGAAGATTAAGCTGCAGGAGAGTTCGCGCGCATCACAAAGCAGCGGCGGGGCTGACCCTTCACAGGTGTTGGCATATTCCAAAATCCATGAAATTCTTCACGGCTACAATGTCCCCCCAAAGACAGAAGCACAGCCAAACGACCGCCACCATTTCAGGACAAATCCCTGA